One part of the uncultured Bacteroides sp. genome encodes these proteins:
- a CDS encoding glycosyltransferase: protein MLSILIPTYNYECLGLVEELHRQAQTLSFPVEILIADDASKEEMKRNNRKINRLNNCMFIELKENIGRARIRNFLSEKAQYDLLLFIDSDAGLVNNDFLQKYVSAIHGNDVICGGLLYDRPIPSKQFSLRYYYGISAEEHSAKERNINPYAKFSSFNFLIRKRIFQKILFDESFSGYGHEDTAFGIELEKRKIKINHIDNPLFHLGLEKNDAFLHKTEMGIENLYRYSDKLNGYVRLLSTFNKVKKYKSQVLLSFIFKKTRELMKKELLSNHPSMNIFAFYKLGYLCYISNK from the coding sequence ATGCTATCGATTCTTATTCCGACTTATAATTATGAATGTTTAGGTCTTGTAGAAGAGCTTCACCGCCAGGCGCAAACATTATCCTTCCCTGTTGAAATCCTTATTGCAGATGATGCATCAAAGGAAGAGATGAAACGTAATAACCGAAAAATAAACAGGTTAAACAATTGCATGTTTATTGAACTTAAAGAGAATATCGGACGAGCCAGGATTAGAAATTTCTTATCAGAGAAAGCTCAATATGATCTCTTATTATTCATAGATAGTGACGCAGGTCTCGTCAATAATGACTTTCTACAAAAATATGTTTCAGCAATACATGGCAATGATGTAATCTGCGGAGGATTGTTGTACGATCGACCCATACCTTCAAAACAATTTAGCCTTCGCTACTATTATGGGATATCTGCAGAAGAGCATTCTGCAAAGGAACGTAATATAAACCCTTATGCTAAATTCTCATCATTCAACTTTCTGATCAGAAAAAGAATCTTCCAGAAAATTCTTTTTGACGAATCGTTTTCGGGATACGGCCATGAAGATACTGCCTTTGGTATTGAGTTGGAAAAACGTAAAATAAAGATTAATCATATTGACAATCCGCTTTTTCACTTAGGACTGGAAAAGAATGATGCTTTTCTTCATAAAACAGAGATGGGTATTGAAAATCTTTATCGGTATTCAGATAAACTGAACGGATATGTACGTTTATTAAGCACGTTTAATAAAGTAAAAAAATACAAATCACAAGTCCTCTTATCCTTTATCTTCAAAAAAACAAGAGAACTCATGAAGAAAGAGTTGCTAAGTAATCATCCCAGCATGAATATTTTCGCTTTTTACAAGCTAGGATATTTGTGTTACATCAGCAATAAATAA
- the phoU gene encoding phosphate signaling complex protein PhoU, which yields MVKFIESELVQLKKEVDEMWTLVYNQLDRASEAVLTLNKEMAQQVIVREKRVNAFELKIDSDVEDIIALYNPVAVDLRFVLAMLKINTDLERLGDFAEGLARFVVKCEEPALDPDLLKNLRLEEMFTQVLSMLETAKQALNEESLELATSVFAKDNLIDEINGEVTKKLVDYIGKNPESLSLCLNLISVFRKLERSGDHINNLAEEIVFYIDAKVLKHQGKTDENYPQNNK from the coding sequence ATGGTAAAGTTTATAGAATCAGAGCTAGTTCAACTGAAAAAGGAAGTGGACGAAATGTGGACATTGGTTTATAATCAGTTGGATAGAGCATCGGAAGCTGTGCTTACTCTTAATAAGGAAATGGCGCAGCAGGTTATCGTTAGAGAAAAACGTGTAAACGCTTTTGAACTTAAAATAGATAGTGATGTAGAGGATATTATAGCCCTTTACAATCCGGTGGCTGTCGATCTTCGTTTTGTTCTTGCTATGTTGAAGATTAACACAGACCTGGAGCGTTTGGGCGATTTTGCTGAAGGTCTTGCTCGCTTCGTAGTTAAATGTGAAGAACCGGCTTTAGATCCGGATCTTTTAAAGAATCTTCGTTTGGAAGAGATGTTTACTCAAGTACTTTCTATGCTTGAAACAGCAAAGCAAGCATTAAATGAAGAAAGTCTTGAATTGGCAACGTCTGTTTTTGCCAAGGATAATCTGATTGATGAGATCAATGGAGAGGTTACTAAAAAACTAGTTGATTATATTGGTAAGAATCCGGAGAGTCTCTCTTTATGCCTTAATTTGATAAGTGTGTTCCGTAAACTTGAACGTTCGGGAGACCATATAAATAATTTAGCTGAGGAAATCGTATTTTATATTGATGCGAAAGTTTTAAAGCATCAGGGTAAAACAGATGAAAACTATCCTCAGAATAATAAGTAG
- the pstB gene encoding phosphate ABC transporter ATP-binding protein PstB — protein MNKIDVKDVNFYYGNFQALKGINMQIQEKSVVAFIGPSGCGKSTFLRLFNRMNDLIPDTRMEGQILIDNEDIYAKGVPVDELRKRVGMVFQRPNPFPKSIFENVAYGLRVNGIKDNEFIRHRVEETLKGAALWDEVKDKLKESAFALSGGQQQRLCIARAMAVSPSVLLMDEPASALDPISTAKVEELIHELKKDYTIVIVTHNMQQAARVSDKTAYFYLGEMIEFDNTKKIFTNPSQISTQNYITGRFG, from the coding sequence ATGAATAAAATTGATGTAAAGGACGTAAACTTCTACTATGGCAATTTTCAAGCCTTGAAGGGGATTAACATGCAGATTCAGGAAAAATCTGTGGTAGCCTTCATCGGACCTTCAGGTTGTGGTAAGTCTACATTTCTTCGCCTTTTTAATCGAATGAATGATTTGATTCCTGATACTCGCATGGAAGGTCAGATATTAATTGATAATGAAGATATTTATGCAAAGGGAGTACCTGTTGACGAATTAAGAAAGCGAGTTGGAATGGTATTTCAACGCCCTAACCCTTTCCCGAAAAGTATTTTTGAAAATGTAGCTTACGGACTCCGTGTAAACGGTATAAAAGATAATGAATTCATTCGTCATCGTGTAGAAGAAACATTGAAAGGCGCTGCGCTTTGGGATGAAGTAAAAGATAAACTGAAAGAATCAGCCTTTGCTCTCTCTGGAGGTCAGCAACAAAGACTTTGTATTGCTCGTGCAATGGCTGTATCTCCTTCCGTTCTTTTAATGGATGAACCAGCTTCTGCTCTCGATCCTATTTCTACTGCTAAAGTTGAGGAACTTATTCATGAATTAAAGAAAGACTATACAATTGTTATTGTTACTCACAACATGCAACAAGCGGCTCGTGTAAGCGATAAAACTGCCTATTTCTATTTGGGTGAAATGATTGAGTTTGATAATACTAAAAAGATATTTACCAATCCTTCTCAGATATCCACTCAGAATTATATTACGGGACGTTTTGGATAG
- the pstA gene encoding phosphate ABC transporter permease PstA encodes MEKNKFPQSYDKRKRRSQKIAFGIFSLFSFSIVIILFSILGFIVYKGIGVINWNFITTEPTDGMTAGGIWPAIVGTFYLMLGSAIFAFPVGIMSGIYMNEYAPNGKIVKFIRVMTNNLSGIPSIVFGLFGMTLFVNYLGFGDSILAGSLTLGLLCVPLVIRTTEEALKAIPNTFREGSCALGATKLQTIRRVILPIATPNIITGLILALGRVSGETAPILFTCAAYFLPKIPTSIFDQCMALPYHLYVISTSGTDMEAQLPIAYGTALVLILIILVVNLLANALRKYFSKKVKMN; translated from the coding sequence ATGGAAAAGAATAAATTCCCACAATCATACGATAAGCGCAAACGCCGCTCTCAGAAAATAGCCTTCGGCATTTTCTCATTATTTAGTTTCAGTATTGTAATCATACTGTTTTCAATCCTTGGTTTTATAGTATATAAAGGTATAGGTGTTATCAATTGGAATTTCATTACAACCGAACCGACCGATGGTATGACTGCCGGAGGTATATGGCCAGCCATCGTTGGTACATTCTATCTGATGCTTGGTAGTGCTATATTTGCCTTTCCTGTTGGGATTATGAGTGGTATATATATGAATGAATATGCTCCGAATGGAAAAATCGTAAAGTTTATCAGAGTAATGACAAATAACCTTAGCGGTATCCCTTCTATTGTATTCGGACTTTTTGGTATGACACTTTTTGTAAATTATCTGGGCTTCGGAGATAGTATTCTGGCCGGTTCACTTACTTTGGGCTTACTTTGTGTACCTTTGGTAATCAGAACTACTGAAGAAGCATTAAAGGCAATACCAAATACCTTCCGTGAAGGGAGTTGTGCACTGGGAGCTACAAAATTGCAGACCATCCGTAGGGTTATCCTTCCCATTGCTACACCTAATATCATTACAGGTTTAATCCTGGCTTTAGGACGTGTTTCTGGTGAAACTGCTCCAATCCTTTTCACTTGTGCGGCATATTTCCTTCCAAAGATTCCAACTAGTATATTCGACCAGTGTATGGCTTTGCCTTATCACCTTTATGTAATATCTACAAGTGGAACAGATATGGAAGCTCAGCTTCCAATAGCTTACGGTACAGCACTGGTGTTGATCTTAATAATTCTGGTAGTAAACTTACTAGCCAATGCTTTGAGAAAGTATTTTTCCAAAAAAGTAAAAATGAACTAA
- the pstC gene encoding phosphate ABC transporter permease subunit PstC, with the protein MKKFFERIIEGILTCSGFVTSITILLIIVFLFSEAFGLFGSKAIEDGYVLALNKQNKVTDITPAEIKKVFDGEITNWSQLGGTNTPITVFRLENLTDYYSEEELGPEYAYAGAKIAELINKNPGMIGFIPNTYLDKTFQGHLIKDKTISLKDVLSGTEWFPTATPAPLFGILPLITGTLWVSFFAILFALPFGLSVAIYMSEVSNHKVRDILKPIIELLSGIPSVVYGFFGLIVIVPLIQKVFHLPVGESGLAGSIVLAIMALPTIITVSEDAMRNCPRSMREASLALGASKWQTIYKVVIPYSISGITSGVVLGIGRAIGETMAVLMVTGNAAVIPHTILEPLRTIPATIAAELGEAPAGGAHYQALFLLGVVLFFITLIINFSVEYISSKQK; encoded by the coding sequence ATGAAAAAATTTTTTGAACGAATTATTGAAGGTATACTTACTTGCAGCGGATTTGTGACAAGTATCACAATTCTGCTCATTATTGTTTTTCTTTTCAGCGAAGCGTTCGGACTCTTTGGTAGTAAGGCGATAGAAGATGGTTATGTGCTTGCACTTAACAAACAAAACAAGGTAACAGACATAACTCCGGCTGAAATTAAAAAAGTGTTTGATGGAGAAATAACCAACTGGTCACAGTTAGGAGGAACAAATACTCCGATAACAGTTTTCCGGTTAGAGAATCTTACTGATTATTACTCGGAAGAAGAATTAGGACCGGAATACGCATATGCAGGTGCTAAGATTGCTGAGCTAATTAATAAGAATCCAGGTATGATTGGATTTATTCCAAATACTTATCTTGATAAAACTTTTCAAGGACATTTAATTAAGGATAAAACAATCTCACTGAAAGATGTTCTGTCGGGTACAGAATGGTTTCCAACTGCTACACCAGCACCTCTTTTTGGTATACTTCCTTTAATAACCGGTACACTTTGGGTAAGCTTCTTTGCTATATTGTTTGCGCTTCCTTTCGGACTATCTGTTGCAATCTATATGAGCGAAGTTTCCAATCATAAAGTGAGAGATATTCTTAAACCCATAATTGAGTTGCTAAGTGGAATTCCATCGGTTGTTTACGGTTTCTTCGGACTTATTGTTATCGTTCCACTTATTCAGAAAGTATTTCATCTTCCAGTTGGTGAATCCGGACTTGCCGGTAGTATCGTTCTTGCAATAATGGCATTGCCAACGATCATCACAGTAAGTGAAGATGCTATGAGAAACTGTCCTCGTTCAATGCGGGAAGCTAGTCTGGCGCTCGGAGCATCTAAATGGCAGACTATATATAAGGTAGTTATTCCATATTCAATATCAGGAATAACATCGGGTGTTGTACTTGGTATTGGTCGTGCAATAGGAGAGACGATGGCAGTTTTAATGGTAACAGGTAATGCAGCAGTTATTCCTCACACAATACTTGAACCACTTCGAACAATTCCTGCAACCATTGCAGCCGAACTTGGTGAAGCGCCGGCAGGTGGTGCTCATTATCAGGCTCTGTTCTTATTAGGCGTTGTGTTGTTCTTTATCACACTTATAATAAACTTCAGTGTAGAATATATTAGTAGTAAACAGAAATAA
- a CDS encoding PstS family phosphate ABC transporter substrate-binding protein, translating to MKKEFILLFASLLLNVTSLHAQKIKGSDTVLPVSQLEAESYMNKKPGSKITVTGGGSGVGFSSLIDGTCDIAMASRPIKFGEKIKLKAKKQNITEVTVAYDALAVIINPSNPVSKLTREQLESIFTGKITNWKQVGGKDLKIVVYSRETSSGTYEFFKEHVLKNKNYMKSVLSMPATGAIMQSVSQTKGAIGYVGLAYVSKKVKAVAVSYDGKNYVAPNMANAAKKTYPVIRPLFYYYNNKDKNKVSPFIQYVLSPEGQNLIKKSGYIPVRLM from the coding sequence ATGAAAAAAGAATTTATACTTTTATTTGCCTCGTTATTGTTAAATGTTACATCCTTACATGCTCAAAAAATAAAAGGTAGCGATACTGTACTTCCAGTATCACAATTGGAAGCAGAAAGTTATATGAACAAAAAACCTGGGAGCAAAATAACTGTAACCGGTGGTGGAAGTGGCGTTGGATTCTCTTCATTGATTGATGGTACTTGTGATATTGCAATGGCATCGCGTCCAATTAAATTTGGAGAAAAGATAAAACTCAAAGCAAAGAAACAAAACATTACAGAAGTAACGGTTGCCTATGATGCATTAGCAGTCATTATAAATCCATCCAACCCTGTAAGTAAACTTACACGCGAACAACTGGAAAGTATCTTTACCGGCAAAATTACTAATTGGAAACAAGTTGGGGGAAAAGATCTTAAGATTGTAGTATACTCTCGTGAAACATCTTCAGGAACTTATGAGTTTTTCAAAGAACATGTACTCAAAAACAAGAATTACATGAAGAGCGTCCTTTCTATGCCTGCAACAGGAGCAATAATGCAATCGGTAAGTCAAACAAAAGGTGCAATAGGTTATGTAGGACTTGCGTATGTAAGTAAAAAAGTAAAAGCTGTAGCTGTGTCATACGACGGAAAGAATTATGTTGCTCCCAATATGGCAAATGCTGCAAAAAAGACTTATCCTGTTATAAGACCGCTATTCTATTATTACAATAACAAAGATAAAAACAAGGTTTCTCCATTTATCCAGTACGTTTTATCTCCGGAAGGCCAAAATCTCATAAAAAAGAGTGGATATATTCCAGTCAGATTAATGTAA
- a CDS encoding glutamine--tRNA ligase/YqeY domain fusion protein yields the protein MTDIRTEEGGEKKSLNFIEVAVENDLKEGKNGGRIQTRFPPEPNGYLHIGHAKAICMDFGIAQKYNGVCNLRFDDTNPVKEDVEYVDAIKEDIEWLGYKWGNIYYASDYFQQLWDFAVKLIKEGKAYIDEQSAEDIAKQKGTPTQAGTSSPYRDRPIEENLELFQKMNTGEVPEGAMVLRAKIDMANSNMHFRDPIMYRIINHPHHRTGTTWKAYPMYDFAHGQSDYFEGVTHSLCTLEFEVHRPLYNYYIDLLKKDDNYSPRQMEFNRLNLTYTVMSKRKLLTLVKEGLVTGWDDPRMPTICGYRRRGYSPESIHKFIDKIGYTKYDGIIDVSLLESAVREDLNARSTRVSAVINPVKCIITNYPEGLVEEMEAINNPEDPNSGSHTIEFSRELYIEREDFMEDAPKKYFRMTPGQEVRLKNAYIVKCTGCKKNAEGEIEEVYCEYDLNTKSGMPDSNRKVKGTLHWVSAAHSIPAEVRLYDRLFKVENPALEEKDGNFRDLLNPDSLKVLTNCRVEKFLAEMKPLDYLQFQRIGYFNIDKDSTPDKLIFNRTVSLKDTWSKINK from the coding sequence ATGACAGATATTAGAACGGAAGAAGGAGGCGAAAAGAAAAGTTTGAACTTTATAGAAGTCGCCGTAGAAAACGATTTAAAGGAAGGTAAAAACGGAGGAAGAATACAAACACGTTTCCCGCCAGAACCTAATGGCTACCTGCACATTGGTCATGCAAAAGCAATTTGCATGGACTTTGGTATTGCCCAAAAGTATAATGGCGTTTGTAATCTTCGTTTCGATGATACCAATCCCGTAAAAGAGGATGTGGAATATGTAGATGCCATCAAAGAAGATATTGAATGGTTAGGCTACAAGTGGGGAAATATATATTATGCCTCTGATTACTTCCAGCAGTTATGGGATTTTGCCGTAAAGCTTATTAAAGAAGGAAAAGCTTATATTGACGAACAATCAGCTGAAGATATAGCAAAACAAAAAGGTACTCCTACTCAGGCAGGAACAAGCAGTCCGTACCGCGACCGTCCTATTGAGGAAAACCTGGAACTTTTCCAGAAGATGAATACCGGAGAAGTACCCGAAGGTGCTATGGTTCTTCGTGCAAAGATTGATATGGCTAATTCAAACATGCATTTCCGTGACCCGATAATGTATCGTATAATCAATCATCCTCATCATCGCACAGGAACAACCTGGAAAGCATATCCAATGTACGATTTTGCTCACGGACAATCTGATTACTTTGAAGGAGTAACTCATTCACTCTGTACACTGGAGTTTGAAGTTCATCGTCCATTATACAACTATTACATCGATTTATTGAAGAAAGACGATAACTACAGTCCTCGTCAGATGGAGTTCAACCGTTTGAATCTTACATATACCGTAATGAGCAAACGTAAACTTCTAACCTTGGTAAAAGAAGGCTTGGTTACAGGATGGGACGATCCACGAATGCCAACTATCTGCGGTTATCGCCGTCGTGGTTATTCTCCTGAGTCTATTCATAAATTCATTGATAAGATTGGATATACAAAATATGATGGAATAATTGACGTTTCACTTCTTGAATCAGCGGTTAGGGAAGACCTTAACGCGCGTTCTACACGTGTGTCCGCTGTAATCAATCCTGTGAAGTGTATCATCACCAACTATCCTGAAGGATTAGTGGAAGAAATGGAAGCTATCAATAATCCGGAAGATCCAAATTCAGGTTCTCACACTATAGAATTCAGCCGCGAACTCTATATTGAAAGAGAAGACTTCATGGAAGATGCACCTAAGAAGTATTTCCGTATGACCCCTGGTCAGGAAGTTCGTCTGAAGAACGCATATATCGTAAAATGTACAGGTTGCAAGAAAAATGCAGAAGGCGAAATTGAAGAAGTATATTGCGAATATGACTTGAACACTAAGAGTGGAATGCCAGATAGTAACCGTAAAGTAAAGGGCACTCTTCATTGGGTAAGTGCAGCTCACAGTATTCCTGCAGAAGTTCGTCTTTACGATCGCTTGTTTAAAGTAGAGAATCCTGCATTAGAAGAGAAAGATGGCAACTTCCGTGATCTTCTTAATCCAGATTCACTTAAAGTTTTAACAAACTGCCGCGTAGAAAAATTCCTGGCAGAAATGAAACCTTTAGACTATTTGCAATTCCAACGCATCGGCTATTTCAATATAGATAAAGATTCTACTCCAGATAAATTGATATTTAACCGCACTGTAAGTTTAAAAGACACCTGGAGTAAAATTAATAAGTAA
- a CDS encoding tetratricopeptide repeat protein, translated as MRTFFSNFEENEEFKQAFAQYKEMKAGNKTCYFDADQLADFAEYYGTIEQYDKAFEVIDYALSIHPANTEVLVIKAHILIELERIEEAKEIAYSIPENYVRDVKMLKAELLILENNIDEAKVLIQEVVSQDENNDIDNWLDIAYMYTDSDYHEEALPWYEKIFNSDPESFSYRFNLADCYAQCNQEEKGVALFNQLIDKDPYSIMGWFELGRFYYSIEEYNKSLEAYEFALTIDANHPGSVLMSAHGYYKLENYEKSREYYEKYDQLEPSMGMTIFFIGLCSYNLKEYEKAIIDFNSVLDIENGFTPPKSDIYSHISLCYNGLKQLDKAIEYSDLAIENDSLCIDPYLTKGRIYLINEEKDKAQECFDEAIKLDPHDPTTFSEIGLIYFETKMFDLALKCFQKVELFSPEFENNYLNMAYAYGALGNIEKFNKYFTKAVEQNPNSVLDKLPSELAEDNPGLKQLIIDVKKIIEGDKPNISNSDFN; from the coding sequence ATGAGAACTTTTTTCTCCAATTTTGAAGAAAACGAAGAGTTTAAGCAAGCATTTGCCCAATATAAAGAAATGAAGGCAGGTAATAAAACCTGCTATTTTGATGCAGACCAATTAGCCGATTTTGCCGAGTACTATGGAACAATCGAGCAGTATGACAAAGCTTTCGAGGTTATAGACTATGCTCTTTCCATCCATCCTGCAAACACCGAAGTACTTGTTATTAAAGCACATATACTTATTGAACTGGAAAGAATAGAAGAAGCTAAAGAAATAGCATATTCCATTCCCGAAAATTATGTTCGGGATGTAAAAATGCTCAAGGCAGAACTTTTAATACTGGAAAATAACATAGATGAAGCCAAGGTCCTTATCCAGGAAGTAGTTAGTCAAGACGAAAATAACGACATAGATAATTGGCTTGACATAGCATATATGTATACCGATTCTGATTATCATGAAGAGGCACTGCCTTGGTATGAGAAAATATTCAATTCAGACCCGGAAAGCTTTAGTTATAGATTCAATTTAGCCGATTGTTATGCTCAATGTAATCAAGAAGAAAAAGGAGTAGCTTTATTTAATCAGTTGATCGATAAAGACCCCTACTCAATTATGGGCTGGTTTGAGTTGGGTAGATTCTACTATTCTATTGAAGAATATAACAAATCACTAGAAGCGTATGAGTTTGCTCTTACTATTGACGCAAATCATCCGGGTTCGGTATTAATGTCAGCTCATGGTTATTATAAACTGGAGAACTACGAAAAATCACGTGAGTATTATGAAAAATACGATCAATTAGAACCTTCAATGGGAATGACCATCTTTTTCATAGGCCTATGTAGCTATAATCTAAAGGAATATGAAAAGGCTATTATTGATTTTAATAGCGTACTAGATATAGAGAATGGATTTACACCACCTAAATCAGATATATACTCTCATATTTCACTGTGCTATAATGGACTTAAGCAACTTGATAAAGCTATTGAATACTCAGATTTAGCAATAGAAAATGATTCATTATGCATTGATCCATACCTAACTAAAGGACGAATTTATTTAATTAATGAAGAAAAAGATAAAGCTCAGGAATGTTTTGATGAAGCAATCAAACTTGATCCTCATGATCCTACAACTTTTTCGGAAATAGGACTTATCTACTTTGAGACTAAGATGTTTGATTTAGCTTTGAAATGCTTCCAAAAAGTTGAGCTCTTTTCTCCGGAATTCGAAAACAACTATTTAAATATGGCTTATGCTTATGGAGCTTTGGGTAACATTGAGAAATTTAATAAATATTTCACCAAAGCAGTAGAACAAAATCCGAATAGTGTTCTTGATAAGCTTCCAAGCGAATTGGCTGAAGACAACCCGGGATTGAAACAATTAATCATTGATGTAAAAAAGATAATAGAAGGAGATAAGCCGAATATCTCTAATTCAGATTTCAATTAA
- the tpx gene encoding thiol peroxidase — MANVTFKGQPIRLFGELIQINDYAPNFHLVRNDLSDYYLDYAKGKNVVLNIFPSLDTSVCATSVRHFNKIAAQLPNTVVLAISKDLPFAQGRFCTTEGIDNVIALSDFRSPEFATEYGLLIEDGPLRGLLARAVVVINPDGKVIYTEIVTEITTEPNYNAVIELLK, encoded by the coding sequence ATGGCAAATGTAACATTTAAAGGGCAACCTATCAGATTGTTTGGGGAGTTAATTCAGATTAATGATTATGCTCCGAATTTTCACTTGGTAAGAAATGATTTAAGTGATTATTATCTTGATTACGCAAAAGGGAAAAATGTTGTTTTAAATATATTTCCTAGCCTGGATACAAGCGTTTGTGCTACATCGGTAAGACACTTTAATAAGATTGCTGCTCAATTACCAAATACAGTTGTGTTAGCCATCTCTAAAGATTTGCCGTTTGCTCAGGGACGCTTTTGTACAACGGAAGGAATTGATAATGTAATTGCATTATCAGATTTCCGTTCGCCTGAATTTGCTACAGAATATGGTTTGCTAATTGAAGATGGTCCGCTAAGAGGACTGTTGGCAAGAGCTGTTGTTGTTATCAATCCCGATGGGAAGGTTATTTACACGGAAATTGTAACTGAAATAACTACAGAACCTAATTATAATGCTGTAATTGAATTACTAAAGTAG
- a CDS encoding nucleotide sugar dehydrogenase, with amino-acid sequence MEKARIAVIGLGYVGLPLARLFATKYPVIGFDINTDRIKELNNGKDSTLEVTDELLQSVLTSNPLSESGLFCTNDAEFLADCTYYIVTVPTPVDKTNRPNLDPLLSASQTVGKFISKNNIVIYESTVSPGITEDVCIPIVEKFSGLTLNKDFFAGYSPERINPGDKLHTVETILKITSGSTPETARRVDELYRSVITAGTYLAPSIRVAEAAKVIENTQRDINIAFINELAKIFNRMGIDTRSVLQAAATKWNFLPFYPGLVGGHCIGVDPYYLAQRAKEYGFRPEIILSGRRMNDGMGEYVAQEVVRCMIKNEILIKNSSVLILGITFKENCPDVRNTKVIDVIHELHNYDINVSVYDPIASPVDVKSEYGIEIKSVLPSEKYDAVIATVAHKEFISLNIRSLVKTSGVIYDVKGIYPLEDVDARL; translated from the coding sequence ATGGAAAAAGCACGAATAGCAGTTATCGGACTTGGGTATGTTGGCTTGCCTTTGGCCCGTCTTTTTGCAACAAAATATCCGGTTATAGGATTCGATATAAATACCGATCGCATTAAAGAACTTAATAATGGAAAAGACTCTACGCTCGAAGTAACAGACGAGCTCTTGCAATCGGTTTTAACAAGTAATCCTCTCTCTGAATCCGGATTGTTTTGTACTAACGATGCTGAATTTCTTGCCGATTGTACCTATTATATAGTAACAGTTCCTACACCGGTTGATAAAACCAATCGTCCAAATCTCGATCCGTTGCTTTCTGCAAGCCAAACAGTGGGCAAGTTTATATCAAAGAACAACATTGTAATCTACGAGTCTACTGTATCGCCCGGAATTACCGAAGATGTTTGCATTCCCATTGTAGAAAAGTTTTCAGGGCTTACTTTAAACAAAGATTTCTTTGCCGGATATTCTCCCGAGCGAATTAATCCGGGTGACAAACTACACACCGTAGAAACCATACTGAAGATTACATCCGGCTCAACTCCCGAGACAGCTCGACGAGTTGATGAGCTTTATCGCTCAGTAATTACTGCCGGAACTTATCTGGCTCCATCAATCAGGGTGGCCGAAGCGGCAAAGGTTATAGAAAATACCCAACGGGATATTAATATCGCCTTCATTAACGAGCTGGCAAAGATATTTAACAGGATGGGTATAGATACCCGCAGTGTACTTCAGGCGGCGGCAACTAAATGGAACTTCCTGCCGTTTTATCCGGGATTGGTAGGTGGTCATTGTATTGGTGTTGATCCCTATTATTTGGCACAACGGGCAAAAGAATATGGCTTTCGTCCGGAAATAATTCTTTCGGGAAGACGAATGAATGACGGGATGGGAGAGTATGTTGCTCAGGAAGTAGTTCGTTGCATGATAAAGAATGAAATACTCATTAAAAACAGTAGTGTGCTTATTTTAGGAATTACCTTTAAAGAAAACTGCCCCGATGTGCGCAATACAAAAGTTATAGATGTAATTCATGAACTTCATAATTATGATATAAACGTATCAGTTTATGATCCTATAGCTTCTCCTGTTGATGTTAAAAGTGAATATGGAATAGAAATAAAGTCTGTTCTTCCCTCAGAAAAATATGATGCCGTTATAGCTACTGTGGCCCACAAGGAATTTATCTCCCTGAATATTCGATCGTTAGTTAAAACAAGCGGCGTGATATATGATGTAAAAGGTATTTATCCTTTAGAAGATGTTGATGCCCGACTTTGA